aacctcaataattgttatttagtgccagctttgagcatgaacattgtatctggatctcgtttaattcgagatggctactcatttaaatccgagaataatggttgttctatttatttgagagatatgttttatggtcatgccccgctggtcaatggtttattcttgatgaatctcgaacgtgatgttacacatgttcatagtgtgaataccaaaagatgtaaagttgataacgatagtcccacatacttgtggcactgccgccttggtcacattggtgtcaagcgcatgaagaagctccatgcagatggacttttggagtctcttgattacgaatcatttgacacgtgcgaaccatgcctcatgggtaagatgaccaagactccgttctccggaacaatggagcgagcaaccaacttattggaaatcatacataccgatgtgtgcggtccaatgagtgttgaggctcgcggaggatatcgttatgttctcactctcactgatgacttaagtagatatgggtatgtctacctaatgaaacacaagtctgaaacctttgaaaagttcaaggaatttcagagtgaggttgagaatcaacgtgacagaaaataaaattcttacgatcagatcgtggtggagaatatttaagtcacgaatttggtacacacttaaggaaatgtggaatagtttcacaactcacgccgcctggaacacctcagagaaatggtgtgtccgaacgtcgtaatcgcactctattggatatggtgcgatctatgatgtctcttaccgatttaccgctctcattttggggctatgctttagagactgccgcattcactttaaatagggctccgtcgaaatccgttgagacgacaccgtatgaattatggtttgggaagaaacctaagctgtcgtttctaaatgtttggggatgcgatgcttatgtcaagaaacttcaacctgaaaagctcgaacccaagtcggaaaaatgcgtcttcataggataccctaaggaaactattgggtataccttctacctcagatccgaaggcaagatcttcgttgccaagaacgggtcctttctggagaaggagtttctctcgaaagaattgagtgggaggaaagtggaacctgatgaggtgatagtcaccccttccgtaccggaaagtagcgcagcgcgggaaaatgttcctgaggtgcctacacctactggggaggaagttaatgatgatgatcatgaagcttcggatcaagttgctactgaacttcgtaggtccacaaggacacgttccgcgccagagtggtacggcaacccagtcctggaaatcatgttgttagacaacggtgaaccttcgaactatgaagaagcgatggcgggcccggattccgacaaatggctagaagccatgaaatccgagataggatccatgtatgaaaacgaagtatggactttgactgacttgcccgatgatcggcgagccatagaaaacaaatggatctttaagaagaagacagacgcggatggtaatgtgaccatctataaggctcgacttgtcgctaagggttatcgacgagttcaaggggttgactacgatgagactttctcacccgtagcgaagctgaagtccgtccgaatcatgttagcaattgccgcatactatgattatgagatatggcagatggacgtcaaaaacggcattccttaacggcttccttaaggaagagttgtatatgatgcagccggaaggttttgtcgatcctaagaatgctaacaaagtatgcaagctccagcgctcaatctatgggctggtgcaagcatctcggagttggaacattcgctttgatgagatgatcaaagcgtttgggtttacacagacttatggagaagcctgtgtttacaagaaagtgagtgggagctctgtagcatttctcatattatatgtggatgacatactattgatgggaaatgatatagaattcttggaaagtataaaggcctatttgaataagtgtttttcaatgaaggaccttggagaagctgcttatatattaggcatcaagatctatagagatagatcaagacgcctcattggtctttcacagagtacataccttgacaagatattgaagaagttcaatatggatcagtccaagaaggggttcttgcctgtattgcaaggtgtgcaattgagcacggctcaatgcccgaccacggcagaagatatagaaaagatgagtgtcatcccctatgcctcggccatagggtctattatgtatgccatgctgtgtaccagacctgatgtaaaccttgccgtgagtttggtaggaaggtaccaaagtaatcccggcatggaacactggacagcggtcaagaatatcctgaagtactgaagaggactaaggatatgtttctcgtttatggaggtgacgaagagctcgtcgtaaagggttacgtcgacgctagcttcgacacagatctggatgactcgaagtcacaaaccggatacgtgtatattttgaatggaggagcagtaagctggtgcagttgcaagcaaagcgtcgtggcgggatctacatgtgaagcggagtacatggcagcctcggaggcagcacaggaagcagtctggatgaaggagttcattaccgacctaggggtgattcccaatgcgtcgggcccgatgactctcttctgtgacaacactggagctattgcccttgcgaaggagcccaggtttcacaggaagaccaggcatatcaagcgtcgcttcaactccattcgtgaaagtgttcaaaatggagacatagatatttgtaaagtacatacggacctgaatgtagcagatccgttgactaaacctctccctagagcaaaacatgatcaacaccaggacgcaatgggtgttcgattcatcacaatgtaactagattattgactctagtgcaagtgggagactgttggaaatatgccctagaggcaataataaatggttattattatatttctttgttcatggtaattgtctattattcatgctataattgtattatccggaaatcgtaatacatgtgtgaatacatagaccacaacgtgtccctagtaagcctctagttgactagctcgttgatcaacagatagtcatggtttcctgactatggacattggatgtcattgataacgggatcacatcattaggagaatgatgtgatggacaagacccaatcctaagcatagcataaagatcgtgtagtttcgtttgctagagcttttccaatgtcaagtatcttttccttagaccatgagatcgtgcaactcccggataccgtaggagtgctttgggtgtgccaaacgtcacaacgtaactgggtgactataaaggtgcactacgggtatctccgaaagtgtctgttgggttggcacggatcgagactgggatttgtcactccatatgacggagaggtatctctgggcccactcggtaatgcatcatcataatgagctcaatgtgactaaggcgttagtcacgggatcatgcattgcggtacgagtaaagagacttgccggtaacgagattgaacaaggtattgggataccgacgatcgaatctcgggcaagtaacatatcgattgacaaagggaattgtatacgggattgactgaatcctcgacatcgtggttcatccgatgagatcatcgtggaacatgtgggagccaacatgggtatccagatcccgctgttggttattgaccggagaggcgtctcggtcatgtgtgcatgtctcccgaacccatagggtctacacacttaaggttcgatgacgctagggttgtagagatatatgtatgcggaaacccgaaagttgttcggagtcccgtatgagatcccggacgtcacgaggagttccggaatggtccggaggtaaagaattatatatgggaagtccagtttcggccaccgggaaagtttcgggggttaccggtattgtaccgggaccaccggaagggtcccgggggtccaccgggtggggccacctatcccggagggccccatgggctgaaagtggaagggaaccagcccttagtgggctggggcgccccccttgggcatccccctgcgcctagggttgggaaccctagggttggggggcgcccccctttggcttgtgggggaagccaaccccttcccccctttggccgccgccccccccccttgagatcccatctccagggccggcgcccccccccccagggggcctatataaaggggggagggagggcagcaacttgacagccttgggcgcctccctcctcccctgcaacacctctttctctcgtataagctcggcgaagccctgccggcatcccgctacatccaccaccacgccgtcgtgctgctggatctccatcaacctctccttcccccttgctggatcaagaaggaggagacgtcgctgcaccgtacgtgtgttgaacgcggaggtgccgtccgttcggcactcggtcatcggtgatttggatcacggcgagtacgactccgtcatccacgttcattggaacgcttccgctcgcgatctacaagggtatgtagatgcactcctttccccttgttgctagtatactccatagatgcatcttggtgagcggaggaaaattttaaaattatgctacgattcccaacatgtaGCAATAACTAGTACCCCATTGTTGGTTCAACAACAGTGCCTAGAAATTTAACTAGAGCACTGCCTGTGAAAAAGAGGAAGCAAAGCCAGATCGCTGTTGTACTTGAGGATTACATGGATTTTCGGAAGAAAAAATCTGCAAAACTGGTTGACGAGTTGAAGGAATCAAAGCCAGATGACATGTTCTCAATTGGAAACTGTGTGGCTGCGCTAGAACCAATGGAAGATCTATCAGTTGCAGAAAAAGCAAAGGCACTGCGGCTTTTCAAATGCCCAATGAATCGAGAAATATTCATCAATACCAAGGATCCAAATCTTCGGCTTTATTGGTTGAAGGAGGAGATTTCTGAGATGTAGAGAGCATAAGGTGTGTAAGCAGTTCACCTTCTTGTTTTTTGTATAATCATTCAAGTTCTTCCGTTTTGTACCAAGCTAAAGAACTATGGGTTGAGCATATGTAATCTTGATAATTGCTTTGGGTTTAAACTCTATGAACCAGTGTTTTTTTCAGTTCATCATCTCTGTCCATTTTGACTTTATTCATACACCATTGAATTGATCTGTTGTTGTCTTAGCTTCAAGCTTGATTTGAAAAGCGTGTATTAGTGACAAAGCAATGAAAACATGAATCAATGTATTGTTAAGGTTTTGAGTTTTCCTGTAGATTATTGTCAGAGAGGACAACATTTTATTATGTGTGCATCTGTTTCTTTGCGAAACATGCATGTAAATAAAAATATGTGCTTATATATAGTTTTAAACGTGATATTAAGTAGCAAGAACACTGTTCTTTCTTGTTTTGCAGGTTTACTAAAGCTATCCGATAAAAATGTTCAAAGAAGTTGATGGTGGAAGTTTCAGTAGAGTAACTATTTCAACAACAAACATTTTGCTATGGACCAGTCAGACATGGGCATTTTTTATGGAACAACATGATTATTATTGCTGGATTTCTAGCCGTAGTTTGTATTTTTGATGTTAAAACCATGATTAGCACACCTCAGTAGTGCTATGTTATTTGTGCGAATCAATATGTATAACTTGTGGTTAGCGTCTGTCAATGGGTTGAAGTGTTATTTTGCTGATTATCTGTGTGTTTCATGTTTTTTCCTTAAAATTCCTGAATTATTCTCTAGTACTTTGTGTCATTCCTGATTTTTTTTTCAAGGAAATATACATAAATTTTGATTACTTCTGAATTGGTATCATGTTTCTGTAAAGAAACCGAGTCATTTTCATGATTCCTGAATATTACAATTTTGTTTACACTTTTTATGGACGTGATCTCCACCCCTCCTCCCTGTTGACCAAACTGGCATGGTAATCTCCCCGTGGTGTGGGAGAGGCCATGGAAATCCCCCCGAGGGGGATTAGAGCCCTGGGATAATCGGCCCTTGAAACCAAACGAGGCCTCAGAGAAGGCCGCTGCTCTATCGAATCACAACCTGTCGGCCCACGAGGCCCATGGCCTAGCCTGCTCTACGAGCCGGAGGACTTCCGAGTGAATAAAGGGAGGCCGAGCGAACACTCGTCGATCCCCACCACTTCACAGGCTCACGCTCGCCGAGGAAACGCACGCCCGCCCCCCCGAGAGCCGATAGCCGGCAGCCGACGGCGAGGGAGCACCGGCTTGGCCCACCCGCCGGCGGCCGGGTATGGCGGGGCAGCCGCCGCAGGGCCCGGAGGACGACTTCCTCGACCAGTTCTTCTCCCTCACCaactccctctccgccgccggccgcccctcCGGCGACCAGCCCTTCTCCCTCGCCCTCAGCCTCGACGCCGCCTCGGACGCCTCCGGCAGCAGGGGCGGCATCGGCGACGACGCCGGCAACGCCGCGGTGAGCGCCCCCTCCGCTTTCCCCCCCTTTTTTCCTCCGCCTTTTGCGCTGGCTCTCGCCCAACACAAAGAAACGCGCGTGCCGTGGGTTATCTTATCGCTTGCCTCTGCAGGAGCGGGACGGCGTGCAGCTCCCCGGCCTCTTCCCGCCGGTGTTCGGCGGTGGCCTCCAGCCGCCGCACCTTCGCCCCAGCCACCCTCCCCCACAGGTACGATTCTGCTGGCAAATTGTGCGTTTTTCAGCTTTGAATTTTCAGAATTTGTGCTAGCTGCGTCATATCCGGTGGCCTGTTGTGGGTTTCAGATGTTCCACGCGCAGCAGCCGAAGCAGGGCGGGCCGGCTGGAGGGCCGCAGCCGCCGGCGCCGAGGCCGAAGGTGCGGGCGCGTCGCGGTCAGGCGACTGATCCCCACAGCATCGCGGAGAGGGTAATGGAATTCATTCATTCTGTTAAAACTTGTGTTGATTACGCACTCTGCCTACCCTAGGTCATTACTCGTTACTGTGCATCCATGCTGTTACCAAATCAAAGGCCTGGGGTCATGCTTTGCTTGCACAGTGTCAGTCTGTGACCAAGCAATCAACTCTAACTTGACACCGAAGCGACAAGGTTCCTGTATTCAATTGCATCAATTCACTTGCTGTACAAGTCATCACATGCTTTAAAAATGGTTTGGCGTTAGCCAAATGATGGGCAGTCATTCGGCAGACGCATCTGGCGTTTTCTCTAAGGCTCACTAAGTCACGTATTGCCATGTGGTTGTAGTACGCTAGATGTCTGCATGCTACCTTTGACTACTCATATGTCATTTTGCAATAATCCTGTTACTCACTGAATGTTATGTGATTACTAAGTAACTAACTTTAAGGTTCGCCGCCCTTTCTAAACTTAATTATTAAATATCTCTAGCAGTTGTATGATTGTGTTTGTATGTCAGGCTGTATTCTCCCACTCTGTATTTTTTTAAGCCTATTTTACGATTCTGGTAGGTGTTTATTCAGGAGTATTCTGAACCATACTTGTTCCAATGCAGCTAAGAAGAGAGAGGATAGCGGAAAGGATGAGGGCCCTACAGGAATTGGTCCCCAATACGAACAAGGTAATCATTCTTAGTTATACTTGTAGATGTTATCATATGGGTGAAGACTTCTGTAGTTCACATGCCTGCCATTGAGACCTCACAGAATTTCAGCAAGTGGTCTGGGGTCATGATGTGCTGAAAATACTATATTATCTTTGTGCTTCTTTATTTTGACCAATAACTTTTCAGCTCCAAAAAGATATTATTTTCTATCACGCTCCATAAGCTTTGTATATGCCTTCCTTTTGAGTTAATCTAGTGAGTACcctggtaattatatatatattttatttttttgaagaaCAATACATGCACAATCGCCACATACAGAGTATTTAATATGTAACATCCAAATATGACAACTAGAAGAAATTCTGAGTCTccttttgaactacatgcagacaGATAGGGCAGTTATGCTAGATGAGATCCTGGATTATGTGAAGTTCCTTAGGCTTCAAGTAAAGGTAAGGTTCACTATGCTATTGGATATGAACTGCCAACAACCATTGTGATTTTAGTTTGATGGAACCTTGATTCCCTGATGTTAGGTGTTAAGCATGAGCAGATTGGGTGGTGCTGGTGCTGTTGCACAGCTGGTTTCTGACATTCCACTTTCAGTTAAGGTAAACTTGCCAAAAACTGACTATGGACTAATATAGCATTGTGCGCTATTACCTTCTTCTATTTTACTGCATTTCAATTGAGGTAGGCTTATAGTAAAACCGTAGTACTGATTGATCTTTTATTTGGTTCCATATGTTGCATGTAATTCTTGAAATGTTTTTCCTTGGCTTCTTCCACCtacttctcttttctttcttttccatGGTGGAAGTTGCTAGATGTACTGCTGGTTGGGAAAGCACCACCTGTGGTGCCATGAATATACCAATCAAAGTACACTTTTGTCTTGGTTTATTATACTGAGCATGGCTATAAAAAGTACAGTATGCAGTTTAGGTTTCCCCTGCAATAACCATTCCCCTTCCTTTACTCCTTCAGAAATTGGCTATCAACATCCTTTTTATTTTAATCTTCTTGCTTTCTTCTTTCTGGGCAGTGGTGCTGAAGGCAGAATCCATTCAGCACCTTATTTCCATTATTGACTTTTTTTATGTCACACTCTGTTCGTCCTTCTTGTTAAAAATCATTTATACTTATTGCTATCAGAGGCCCGTTAGAGCACCTGAGACATCCCAGAATTTGCTCCATGATAGTTATAACATAGTGTGCATCATTCTTTCTTGATCAATTGTACCTTGACTTGAAGAATAAATCTGTCTGGGAGTCCTTTTCCATCTCTAAATTGCCATATCTTTCGGTTGTTGAACTTTTATCTTGCTTTAATTTCGTTAGGGGGAAGCAAGCGATGGTGGGAGCAAACAGCAGATATGGGAAAAGTGGTCAACGGATGGCACGGAAAAACAGGTTGCGAAGCTGATGGACGAGGACATCGGTGCCGCAATGCAATTTCTCCAATCAAAGGCTCTCTGCATGATGCCAGTCTCCCTTGCCATGGCTATCTATGACACACAACATTCACAGGACGGCCAACCAGTGAAGCCTGAACCCAACAACACTGCCTAGTATAGTAACAGCAGCTGCAACACCCATCCCCGCAGCTGCTAGTAGGCATGCATGAACCTGTTATCAAAGTGTTAAGATAAAAACTGCTGGTTCTGATCCACTAACTACAAGGAGGCAGGAAAAGACCTAAAGGATCCTCTCCACTGGAAGTTGTATCGACGGTATATGATGTCACCTACTACCCCTTTTCCATCTTTTGTTCAAAGGTACTTTTAATTTTCAAGGATATGGTAAGCAATAACCTGATCATGCTCCTACATCTTTCAATACCCCTATGAGTGTGAGTGATGCGGAGAGCTACAAAAGAGTCTTGGCCTGCTCTCATTTTGTTTCTTTTCGGGTCTGTAGTGCACCAGCCATACACTTTGTGGTGGGGGCTGCTTTTCCGGTAGTGGGTGTTTGGGCTAATCAAAAAGGGATTGATTGATGTATGCGTGTGTCTGCAGCCCGCGCAAAACGGTTGACAAAATTTGAACACGAGATGAAACGGGAGGCGGTGTCCGATGGTGATGTTCCTTCTCATCACCATTTCTCCAAAGTGGAGACGTAGGCTCTGGTCAACTGAGGCTGAGCGTGCGTTAGTGGGTCTGATATCTGTATGCACTACCATTTTTCTATCTCCGTCGACCGAGTCATGCTATAGATAAGAACTTCCATATAAAGTTTTCTCTTCTATTAATGATCAGTCCATAAAAGCCATCATCTATTTTTCTGTAATGGCCTACTTCCCCAGATCTCCTTTGCCGACTGATGCGTGGGCAACAGCTGTGCTGTACTGTTCACTGCCGTAACCGCAAGGTTTTCTTGAGATTGTGGACTGTTTGTGGGAATCTACAGCCTGGACGATCGAATGATTTTGTGTGACTTGTTTGTTTGCATCATTGCATGTCACTGTAAATAGCTCACTGACTTGATACGTGGTCGTGTGCTGTTACTAGTTCATAGGTTGTGAGATGACCATACACAGACTTTATCAATACCTTGCCAAGCTTCTTTCTCACTTTGTTGGACAAAAGTCGGGTTTGCCTTTTCCATGCTGCTAGCAAAGATCTTTTAGAGAGACCTGGTTGTCGGGTTTCCTGTCGAAGGAATTTACCCAGGATCTTTGTTTTTCGAAAAGTTGGATTGTTCGGCGCAACAGCTTAGCTGGAACTAACCCATTCTGCTAAAAAGGGCCTGGGACTTCGAAAGTCATATTCTGCTCAAATATTGTTACCTGGGGCTTCTATTTCTACCTGGCTGAAATATTGGGTTTCAGTCAGTAAAGATTGTTATTTCCATACAGCTGTGGGAGTGCTGTATGTTGTGCTGCCATTTGCTCACAGAAAACAGCCTCCCTGCCTTGTTATTCTTGTGGTCCAATTGGCCTGATCAGACCATCTCTCTGATGATATACCGCAGTCCTTTGTCCCGACTCTTCCTGAACCCATATTGTGTTCATGTCTTTCTGTAGCCGTATAATGAAGAAAGAATGGAACTTCTGTCGATCAACACAGTTGCTGACTATACAGTCTAGATGTTGTTCGTGTTTCAGGTAGCCAGTCTCATATTCGACGTGACGCGTGTTTTGTCTTACTTCGTCGTAAGATATGCTATATATCATTTCGCGGTACCGGATGCTCAATGTTGTTCTTGCCTTAGCGCAAGTATATAAACACAGGAGTATATTCCAGCGTGGCTGTGTTTTTTCTTTCTTCATTCCCCTTTTCAGATCTGGTTCCTGTTGGTGTTTAAAGCAGTTTCTTGACAATCGtatctcaaaaataaataaaaaagatatTTGCCTAGAGTGATTTGGGTGCCCTGTTTTCTGTTCCGAACACGCGGAGGAGACCTACGAACCAGCTACCTAACTCAGTGAGCAACAGCACTGGCTTTGCGAGGACAATGATCGAGCTATATCTTCACAATCTCATGGGATGTGTGATAACATCCACTGCTGCCGCCATGCCGGTTATTCTTGTGCCCACCTTCTTCATGACAACAAACATCTCGGTTCGGCACAATACGAGTGCACCCCGCCATGGACGCCAACGGCGGGTTCAGACCATGCTTTACCACGTGGAGTACGTCGTCGGCAACCCCAACCTGGTACAAAATGTTTCAGACCATGCTTGACTTGAGCACAATCGCTTCATCCATCATGGTATTGGAGGCCAAGTTAGTGGTGTTGTTAATGTGATGTCATAATAAAATGAAACCTCCTTTCAGCCCCTTAGGGTCGCTACTGTTGCGCCACGCAAAGCATTCGGCCTCCGTTTAAAGAAAAAACATGCGCTTAATCCATCCTTGTTTGGATTTAGTTTTCCAGAAATTGGAGGTAAGGGCAATAATCACCATTGCAGAACACGCTGGAACTTGCATCGTCTCGGCACGTACGTTCTGCCTTCTATCCCACATGTACCTGTTGTTTGGACATTCAAACTTACTTCCGAAATATAGGTTTGCCGTCTGGCCATTGAAATTTTTGAACATGTCCAAAATTCTCGGGAGCGCGTGTCCAGAACTTCTAGGGACATTGCTTTTTCAACAATCGATTTTTTTCAGCCCGCCTACTCTCTCTCCTTTGTGCGAAAATCTTGAGACAAATCCATAGGGGTTATTGAGTGAAACCTTGATCATCTTTTGCAATGATTCATTCTAATGACATGTGCAAGTCTTGTTACTCTTGGATGGTGTGTGTGTGCCTCCTTGGTGCTTAGAGTCGCTTGGAAGCCTTCAACCCTTGAAGAAGGCTAGTAAAGCTTTCTTCTGCCGATGCAATTCATTTGATGGAAATATGTGTCATGCTCTAATGTAGGCATAATGCACGTTCGAGCATGCTAGATAAGAGATGGGACGGCTAGGAACTGGTGTTGCCTATGTTAATGTAAATAAAATTGAAATATTTGTTGGATCTCAACTATCAAGTTAGATATCTTCAACCATTCAATGTTGTAAAGTTCCTCTCATTTAGTATGAGATCGCTTCACACCACAACCTTGTGGTGTAAGAAGTCTGTGAAGGCTATAAATCGTCTACTTATTGTGCAGATTTACCCCCAAGTGAGCATGAACTTAATTTGTGTATTAGCTCAAGGAGGGATAGGTGGACCTTGGTGGTTGAGGTCATTGTGACCTTACTACTTTGCGTTTGAACCACCTTCAATGAGGAGGTAGGCTTGCACTAACAATTTGAGCCTCGAGATATAAGTCTTGTATGTGTGCATTGTGATCCATGACTCAATCTCTTTTTTCGCTGGTCAAATGAGCATATATTAATTAAACTGGCTCATTTTAACAAAAGATACATAGATAACTAGGACAATATCCCATTTGGCCATCAGATGAGCAGCCCCGTTACCAGCCCATTGAATGTGCTCAATTCAATGATCTCAACCTTGCAAGAGGCTCTTCGTCTCCTCTTCTAGCGACATGACTGTAGATCTATTGACAATATCTTGCATTGGAAAGTCCACTGCTTGCAAATAACCAAGCTCAATGATAATAGGTTTCTCCATTCACTGAAGTGCAATGGAGATGCCTTCCAGGCAAGCTGCAAACTCCGCTTGTAGAGGTGATGTGCAACAACGAAGATAGCGACATGATGAGAAATGATAACACATATCTCATCCTGAAGCACCATGCCTATACCCCCAGTGGACTCGTTCTCCATGAAAGCTCATCGATGTTCAATTTCGCCGTCCCTGACTGTGGTTTtctacagcccccccccccccacac
This window of the Triticum aestivum cultivar Chinese Spring chromosome 5D, IWGSC CS RefSeq v2.1, whole genome shotgun sequence genome carries:
- the LOC123123218 gene encoding transcription factor UNE12, producing MAGQPPQGPEDDFLDQFFSLTNSLSAAGRPSGDQPFSLALSLDAASDASGSRGGIGDDAGNAAERDGVQLPGLFPPVFGGGLQPPHLRPSHPPPQMFHAQQPKQGGPAGGPQPPAPRPKVRARRGQATDPHSIAERLRRERIAERMRALQELVPNTNKTDRAVMLDEILDYVKFLRLQVKVLSMSRLGGAGAVAQLVSDIPLSVKGEASDGGSKQQIWEKWSTDGTEKQVAKLMDEDIGAAMQFLQSKALCMMPVSLAMAIYDTQHSQDGQPVKPEPNNTA